ATAACGTTATCCACATAAAAAAATAAAAATGAATACTGAAAAAGAAATATTTATATCAATAATAGAAACTTGCACAGAAAAGAAAATCGTTAATCTAAGCAAGAAACTGGAAAAGAAATGTTCATTCGAGAGTGGCAACGATGCTGAAAACTTATGCCATTTAGCTTATTACCTTTTTGTTTATGGGCATGAGGAAAAAGCTCTTGCAGTCTGCAATCTCACCCACGACATTTCCTTTCCTGGAAAAAGAAAATTTGGAGTGTGGAATTTTATTTTAAACATCTGGGGGCTGGAAGTTTACCTTCTACAAAGGCGAGGAAATGTAGAAGCAGCCATGGCACGTATAAAAGCAATAGACAACATACAAATGCAACCCATCGGGATTTTTGCTGAGAATGAAGAGAAACATCGGAATTTTGAAAACCAACGAAGAGGTAGATTTACTTATCCTAATGTTTTAAGGCAAAAGGAAATTGAAGCCAGTAGCAACAAGCAAATTGCAAACGAATGGAGATTTATTGCTCTGTTTACTATGCTTGGTTATGGTGTTACAGGACTTTATCCTAACTTGGTCGAACACTGGGAAGAATTGAAACATGATATAGATGAATATGTCGCAATTCTCTCAAATTCAAAATGAGAAGTCGAAAATGGATAACAATCG
The DNA window shown above is from Bacteroides faecium and carries:
- a CDS encoding DUF6707 family protein; translation: MNTEKEIFISIIETCTEKKIVNLSKKLEKKCSFESGNDAENLCHLAYYLFVYGHEEKALAVCNLTHDISFPGKRKFGVWNFILNIWGLEVYLLQRRGNVEAAMARIKAIDNIQMQPIGIFAENEEKHRNFENQRRGRFTYPNVLRQKEIEASSNKQIANEWRFIALFTMLGYGVTGLYPNLVEHWEELKHDIDEYVAILSNSK